Proteins from a genomic interval of Nostoc sp. TCL240-02:
- the rpsM gene encoding 30S ribosomal protein S13, producing MARIAGVDLPRDKRVEIGLTYIYGIGLSRAQEIIAATGVNPDTRVKDLSDADVTALRGEIESNYQVEGDLRRLESLNIKRLVDIGTYRGRRHRMGLPVRGQRTRTNARTRRGRRQTVAGKKKAPGK from the coding sequence GTGGCACGGATTGCCGGAGTAGACCTTCCACGCGATAAGCGCGTTGAAATCGGTCTAACTTATATCTACGGAATTGGTTTATCACGCGCTCAAGAAATTATAGCGGCTACTGGTGTGAATCCAGACACCCGCGTTAAGGACTTAAGTGATGCCGATGTGACAGCCCTGCGAGGCGAAATAGAAAGTAACTATCAAGTTGAAGGCGACTTGCGGCGTTTGGAGTCTTTGAACATCAAGCGCTTAGTTGACATTGGTACTTACAGAGGTCGTCGTCATCGTATGGGCTTACCAGTCAGAGGACAAAGAACTCGCACCAATGCCAGAACCCGTCGAGGCAGAAGGCAGACAGTGGCTGGTAAGAAGAAGGCTCCAGGGAAATAA
- the rplQ gene encoding 50S ribosomal protein L17, with product MRHRCRVKQLSKPADQRRALLRSLTTELIRHGKITTTLIRAKVLRSEVEKMITLAKNGSLAARREALGYIFDKQLVHALFEQVPTRYGDRQGGYTRILHTVPRRGDNAKMAIIELV from the coding sequence ATGCGTCACCGTTGTCGCGTCAAACAACTCAGTAAACCAGCCGATCAACGCCGTGCTTTATTGCGATCGCTCACCACCGAGCTGATCCGTCATGGTAAGATCACCACCACTTTAATTAGAGCGAAAGTTCTGCGAAGTGAAGTGGAAAAAATGATTACTCTAGCTAAAAATGGCTCTCTGGCAGCACGTCGCGAAGCCCTTGGCTATATCTTCGACAAACAATTGGTTCACGCTCTATTTGAGCAAGTTCCAACTCGATATGGCGATCGCCAGGGCGGTTATACCCGCATTCTGCATACCGTACCGCGTCGGGGTGATAATGCAAAAATGGCAATAATTGAATTGGTTTAA
- the rpsK gene encoding 30S ribosomal protein S11: protein MARQPTKKSGSKKQKRNVPSGMAYIQSTFNNSIVTITDQNGDVISWASAGSSGFKGAKKGTPFAAQTAAESAARRAIDQGMRQIEVMVSGPGAGRETAIRALQGAGLEITLIRDITPIPHNGCRPPKRRRV from the coding sequence ATGGCGAGACAACCAACTAAAAAATCCGGGAGCAAGAAGCAGAAACGGAACGTACCAAGTGGGATGGCCTACATCCAGTCTACTTTCAACAATAGCATTGTCACCATTACCGATCAAAATGGAGATGTCATCTCCTGGGCTAGTGCTGGTTCTAGCGGTTTTAAGGGAGCAAAAAAGGGAACTCCCTTTGCAGCGCAAACTGCTGCTGAAAGTGCAGCCCGTAGAGCTATAGATCAAGGAATGCGCCAAATTGAGGTAATGGTAAGTGGACCAGGAGCAGGTAGAGAAACCGCTATCCGCGCACTTCAAGGAGCCGGACTGGAAATTACACTCATTCGGGATATTACCCCCATTCCTCACAATGGCTGCCGTCCACCCAAGCGCCGTCGAGTTTAA
- the rpsH gene encoding 30S ribosomal protein S8: MAANDTIADMLTRIRNANLARHQTTQVPATKMTRSIAKVLREEGFIAEIEEAEEGVKHNLVISLKYKGKNRQPLITALKRVSKPGLRVYSNRKELPRVLGGIGIAIISTSSGIMTDREARRQNLGGEVLCYVW, translated from the coding sequence ATGGCGGCTAACGACACAATTGCAGATATGCTGACGCGCATCCGCAATGCCAACCTGGCGCGGCATCAAACTACACAAGTGCCAGCTACAAAAATGACCCGCAGCATTGCCAAAGTGCTACGGGAGGAAGGCTTTATTGCTGAAATCGAAGAAGCAGAAGAAGGGGTAAAACATAACCTAGTGATTTCCCTAAAATATAAAGGTAAGAATCGTCAGCCTCTAATCACCGCCTTAAAGCGAGTGAGTAAGCCAGGCTTGCGTGTTTACTCCAATAGAAAAGAATTACCAAGAGTACTAGGCGGCATTGGCATTGCCATTATTTCTACATCCAGTGGGATTATGACTGACCGCGAAGCGCGTCGTCAAAACTTGGGTGGCGAAGTGCTTTGTTACGTTTGGTAG
- the rplE gene encoding 50S ribosomal protein L5, producing MATTRLKSLYQETIVPKLINQFQYTNVHQVPKLVKVTINRGLGEAAQNAKSLEASINEIALVTGQKPVVTRAKKAIAGFKIRQGMPVGIMVTLRSERMYAFFDRLVSLSLPRIRDFRGVSPKSFDGRGNYTLGVREQLIFPEVEYDSVDQVRGMDISIITTAKNDEEGRALLKELGMPFRDQ from the coding sequence ATGGCGACAACAAGACTTAAAAGCTTATATCAAGAGACAATCGTCCCAAAACTGATTAATCAGTTTCAATATACCAACGTTCATCAAGTACCGAAGTTGGTAAAGGTAACTATTAACCGAGGTTTGGGTGAGGCGGCTCAAAATGCAAAGTCGCTGGAAGCATCCATCAATGAAATTGCGCTTGTTACTGGTCAAAAACCAGTGGTAACGCGGGCGAAAAAAGCGATCGCTGGCTTTAAGATTCGTCAGGGGATGCCCGTAGGGATCATGGTTACTCTTAGATCCGAGCGGATGTATGCCTTTTTCGATCGACTAGTTAGCCTATCACTGCCCAGAATTCGAGATTTTCGCGGCGTTAGCCCTAAAAGCTTTGACGGACGGGGTAACTATACTCTGGGTGTAAGAGAACAGCTAATTTTTCCAGAAGTCGAATACGACAGCGTTGATCAAGTGCGTGGGATGGATATTTCCATCATCACCACAGCAAAAAACGACGAAGAGGGCCGCGCCTTACTTAAAGAATTAGGAATGCCCTTTCGCGATCAGTAA
- the rpsQ gene encoding 30S ribosomal protein S17, producing the protein MAVKERVGLVVSDKMQKTVVVAIENRAPHPKYGKIVVNTQRYKVHDEENKCKVGDRVRIQETRPLSKTKRWKITEVLNVKPA; encoded by the coding sequence ATGGCAGTTAAAGAACGAGTTGGCTTGGTAGTGAGCGATAAAATGCAAAAAACTGTGGTAGTTGCCATAGAAAATCGCGCTCCTCACCCCAAGTACGGCAAAATTGTGGTTAACACCCAACGATATAAAGTTCACGACGAAGAAAATAAGTGTAAAGTAGGCGATCGCGTTCGCATTCAGGAAACTAGACCCCTGAGCAAAACCAAGCGCTGGAAAATCACAGAAGTCCTGAACGTCAAGCCCGCTTAA
- the rplR gene encoding 50S ribosomal protein L18 codes for MKLTRRESKNRRHRRVRGKVVGSPERPRLAVFRSNEHIYAQVIDDSQHQTIVAASTLEPDLKSSLASGANRDASVQVGKLIAVRSLEKGITKVVFDRGGNLYHGRVKALADAAREAGLDF; via the coding sequence ATGAAACTTACTCGTAGAGAATCAAAAAACCGTCGTCATCGCCGCGTTCGTGGCAAAGTAGTTGGCTCCCCAGAACGTCCACGTTTAGCGGTATTCCGTTCTAATGAGCATATTTATGCCCAGGTAATTGATGATAGTCAGCATCAAACCATAGTGGCAGCATCGACTTTAGAACCAGATTTGAAATCTAGTTTAGCGTCAGGTGCAAACCGCGACGCATCAGTGCAAGTTGGTAAATTGATCGCAGTGCGATCGCTAGAAAAAGGCATCACCAAAGTAGTCTTTGATCGCGGTGGTAACTTATATCATGGTCGTGTCAAAGCTTTAGCTGATGCAGCACGCGAAGCCGGTTTAGATTTCTAA
- the rpsI gene encoding 30S ribosomal protein S9: MVVADANSGRAVYWGTGRRKNAVARVRLVPGTGQLIVNGKDGTLYFQFNPNYLGVIKAPLETLGLENEYDILVKAEGGGLTGQADSVRLGVARALCQLDPDNRPPLKTEGYLTRDPRAKERKKYGLHKARKAPQYSKR, from the coding sequence ATGGTAGTAGCAGATGCTAATAGCGGTCGCGCCGTATACTGGGGTACTGGTCGTCGTAAAAACGCAGTAGCACGGGTACGCTTGGTTCCAGGCACCGGTCAACTGATTGTGAACGGTAAAGATGGAACCTTGTATTTCCAATTCAACCCCAACTACCTGGGAGTGATTAAAGCACCCCTGGAAACTCTGGGATTAGAAAATGAATATGACATTTTGGTGAAAGCAGAAGGCGGCGGCTTGACTGGACAAGCTGATTCTGTCCGTTTGGGAGTTGCTCGTGCTTTGTGCCAACTAGACCCAGACAACCGCCCACCTTTGAAAACTGAAGGTTACTTGACTCGCGATCCGAGAGCAAAAGAGCGGAAGAAATATGGTTTACATAAAGCCCGGAAAGCACCTCAGTACTCTAAGCGATA
- the rplM gene encoding 50S ribosomal protein L13 — protein sequence MTTVKTYLPSQATLEREWYIVDATDKRLGRLASEIAQVLRGKKKPEYTPHLDTGDFVIVINAEKVAVTGKKRTQKLYRRHSGRPGGMKTETFAKLQDRIPERILEQAVKGMLPKNSLGKQLFTKLKVYAGPTHPHDAQKPKELKVNTIPGEEN from the coding sequence ATGACAACAGTTAAAACATACCTTCCTTCTCAAGCAACCCTTGAGCGTGAGTGGTACATAGTAGATGCCACCGATAAACGCCTCGGTCGCCTCGCTAGTGAAATCGCCCAGGTATTGAGGGGCAAAAAGAAACCCGAATACACTCCCCACCTAGATACAGGTGACTTCGTAATCGTCATTAATGCCGAGAAAGTCGCAGTCACAGGCAAAAAGCGCACTCAAAAGCTTTACCGCCGCCATTCTGGTCGTCCTGGTGGGATGAAAACCGAAACTTTCGCTAAACTGCAAGACCGCATACCAGAGCGAATTTTAGAACAAGCTGTTAAAGGTATGCTACCTAAAAATAGCCTGGGTAAGCAGTTGTTCACCAAGCTGAAGGTTTACGCTGGGCCTACGCATCCTCACGATGCTCAAAAACCTAAAGAACTAAAAGTTAATACAATTCCTGGAGAAGAAAATTAA
- the rplN gene encoding 50S ribosomal protein L14, with amino-acid sequence MIQPQTYLNVADNSGARKLMCIRVLGGGNRRYGFIGDKIIAVVKDATPNMAVKKSDVVEAVIVRTRKAVSRDSGMSIRFDDNAAVIINKDGNPRGTRVFGPVARELRDKNFTKIVSLAPEVL; translated from the coding sequence GTGATTCAACCCCAGACTTACCTAAATGTCGCAGATAATAGCGGCGCTCGTAAACTAATGTGCATCCGCGTCTTAGGTGGAGGCAACCGCCGTTATGGTTTTATCGGTGATAAAATTATCGCCGTCGTCAAAGATGCTACACCCAACATGGCTGTCAAAAAGTCTGATGTTGTGGAAGCAGTAATTGTCCGCACTCGGAAAGCTGTATCTCGTGACAGTGGCATGAGTATTCGCTTTGATGATAACGCTGCTGTGATTATCAACAAAGACGGTAATCCAAGAGGTACACGAGTTTTTGGCCCAGTTGCCCGTGAACTGCGCGATAAAAACTTTACCAAAATTGTTTCTCTGGCTCCGGAGGTGCTTTAA
- a CDS encoding adenylate kinase: MTRLIFLGPPGAGKGTQAQALAEHLNIPHISTGEILRQAMKEQTHLGIKAQNYVNSGELVPDQLVQDLVQERLNQPDAENGWILDGFPRKVTQAAFLEELLVTIHQSGERVVNLDAPDDVVVERLLARGRKDDTEEVIRRRLEVYRAETAPLIDYYRDRQKLLTVNGNQSQEEVTSELQKLIA, encoded by the coding sequence GTGACGCGACTAATCTTCTTGGGACCACCTGGAGCTGGTAAAGGAACACAAGCTCAAGCATTGGCTGAACACCTAAATATTCCCCATATTTCTACTGGGGAAATCTTAAGACAAGCCATGAAAGAGCAAACTCATTTGGGAATCAAAGCTCAAAACTATGTAAATAGCGGTGAGTTAGTCCCTGACCAGCTCGTGCAGGACTTGGTACAGGAGCGCCTCAACCAACCAGATGCAGAAAATGGTTGGATTCTTGATGGTTTTCCCCGTAAAGTGACGCAAGCAGCTTTTCTAGAAGAATTGCTGGTAACAATACATCAGAGTGGTGAAAGGGTAGTTAATCTAGATGCACCAGATGATGTTGTGGTAGAACGTTTGCTAGCTAGAGGGCGAAAAGATGATACCGAAGAGGTGATTCGTCGTCGGTTAGAAGTGTACCGCGCTGAAACTGCACCTTTAATTGATTATTATCGCGATCGCCAAAAACTTTTAACAGTAAACGGCAATCAGTCCCAAGAAGAAGTCACTAGTGAACTGCAAAAGCTAATCGCTTGA
- the infA gene encoding translation initiation factor IF-1 gives MSKQDLIEMEGTVTESLPNAMFRVDLDNGFNVLAHISGKIRRNYIKILPGDRVKVELTPYDLTKGRITYRLRKK, from the coding sequence TTGTCTAAGCAAGATTTGATTGAAATGGAAGGCACGGTTACAGAGTCCTTGCCCAACGCGATGTTTCGCGTTGACTTGGACAATGGATTTAACGTGCTAGCTCACATTTCCGGCAAGATTCGCCGCAATTATATCAAGATTTTGCCTGGCGATCGCGTCAAGGTAGAGTTAACTCCTTACGACTTGACCAAAGGCAGAATTACCTACCGACTACGAAAGAAGTAA
- the rpmJ gene encoding 50S ribosomal protein L36, which translates to MKVRASVKKICEKCSVIKRRGRVMVICVNPKHKQRQG; encoded by the coding sequence ATGAAAGTTAGAGCCTCAGTCAAGAAAATTTGTGAAAAGTGTAGCGTGATCAAACGTCGTGGTCGCGTCATGGTGATCTGTGTGAACCCCAAGCACAAGCAACGTCAAGGATAA
- the rplF gene encoding 50S ribosomal protein L6: protein MSRIGKRPITIPAKVQVAIDGTNIVVKGPKGELSRTLRDNVSLSQEGEILHVNRRDETRTSKQLHGLSRTLVANMVEGVSQGFQRRLEIQGVGYRAQLQGRNLVLNMGYSHQVQIEPPEGIQFAVEGTTNVIVSGYDKEIVGNTAAKIRAVRPPEPYKGKGIRYAGEVVRRKAGKTGKGGKK from the coding sequence ATGTCTCGTATTGGTAAACGTCCAATTACTATTCCCGCCAAAGTTCAAGTGGCGATCGATGGTACGAATATTGTAGTGAAAGGCCCGAAAGGAGAACTTTCTCGCACTCTCAGAGATAATGTCTCGCTCTCTCAAGAGGGAGAAATATTACACGTAAATCGTCGGGATGAAACTCGGACATCGAAGCAACTGCACGGCTTGAGCCGCACTTTAGTTGCCAACATGGTCGAGGGAGTTTCCCAAGGTTTTCAGCGCCGTTTGGAAATCCAAGGTGTTGGTTACAGGGCACAACTTCAAGGGCGTAACCTAGTTCTAAACATGGGTTACAGCCATCAGGTGCAAATTGAGCCACCAGAAGGAATTCAGTTTGCAGTCGAAGGTACTACTAACGTGATTGTTAGCGGCTACGACAAAGAAATTGTAGGCAACACAGCCGCAAAAATTCGCGCCGTTCGTCCACCAGAACCTTACAAAGGTAAAGGTATTCGCTATGCCGGTGAAGTGGTAAGACGTAAGGCTGGTAAGACTGGTAAGGGTGGTAAGAAGTAA
- a CDS encoding DNA-directed RNA polymerase subunit alpha yields MAQFQIECVESNTEESRNHYSKFVLEPLERGQGTTVGNALRRVLLSNLEGTAVTAVRIAGVSHEFATVPGVREDVLEILMRMKEVILKNYSSQPQIGRLLVSGPATITAAHFDLPSEVEVIDPTQYVATIAEGGKLEMEFRIEKGKGYRTVERGREEATSLDFLQIDSIFMPVRKVNYSVEESRGEGLIPKDRLLLEVWTNGSISPQEALSSAAGILVDLFNPLKDISLEPTDTGSDIPDDPTAQIPIEELQLSVRAYNCLKRAQVNSVADLLDYTQEDLLEIKNFGQKSAEEVVEALQRRLGITLPMERGSKHP; encoded by the coding sequence GTGGCGCAGTTTCAGATTGAATGTGTAGAGTCGAATACTGAAGAAAGTCGGAACCATTACAGTAAATTTGTTCTGGAACCTCTAGAACGCGGTCAAGGAACAACGGTTGGCAACGCACTGCGGCGGGTTTTACTGTCTAACCTAGAAGGTACAGCAGTTACAGCAGTGCGGATTGCAGGCGTTTCACACGAATTTGCTACAGTTCCGGGCGTGCGGGAAGATGTGTTGGAAATCCTCATGAGAATGAAGGAAGTCATCCTAAAAAACTATTCATCGCAACCCCAAATTGGTAGATTACTCGTTAGCGGCCCAGCAACAATAACTGCGGCACATTTTGATTTACCTAGTGAAGTAGAAGTAATTGATCCGACTCAGTATGTAGCCACCATTGCTGAGGGTGGCAAGCTGGAAATGGAATTTCGGATCGAGAAAGGTAAAGGCTATCGCACCGTAGAGCGAGGACGTGAGGAAGCTACATCGTTAGACTTTCTCCAAATCGACTCAATATTTATGCCGGTGCGAAAAGTCAACTATAGTGTTGAAGAATCTCGTGGGGAAGGCTTGATTCCAAAAGACCGACTACTGTTGGAAGTTTGGACAAATGGCAGTATTTCTCCTCAAGAAGCACTATCTTCGGCTGCTGGGATCTTGGTAGATTTATTCAATCCTTTGAAAGATATCTCCCTAGAACCAACAGACACAGGTTCAGATATTCCAGACGATCCAACTGCCCAGATACCTATCGAAGAGTTGCAACTTTCTGTGCGGGCATATAACTGTCTCAAACGGGCACAAGTTAACTCTGTGGCAGATTTGTTGGATTATACCCAAGAAGACCTCTTAGAAATTAAGAACTTTGGTCAGAAGTCAGCAGAAGAAGTCGTGGAAGCTTTGCAGCGACGCTTGGGCATCACCCTGCCAATGGAAAGAGGCTCTAAACATCCTTAA
- the rpsE gene encoding 30S ribosomal protein S5, producing MATERKSRTKRAKKEETTWQERVIQIRRVSKVVKGGKKLSFRAIVVVGNERGQVGVGVGKASDVIGAVKKGVADGKKHLIDIPITKSNSIPHPIDGVGGGAKVIMRPAAPGTGVIAGGAVRTVLELAGVRNILAKQLGSNNPLNNARAAVNALSTLRTLSEVAEDRGIPIENLYI from the coding sequence ATGGCAACAGAGCGTAAAAGTAGAACAAAGCGTGCCAAAAAAGAGGAAACCACTTGGCAAGAGCGGGTTATCCAAATCCGCCGCGTGAGCAAAGTCGTCAAAGGTGGTAAAAAACTCAGCTTCCGAGCGATCGTTGTCGTTGGTAACGAACGCGGTCAAGTTGGTGTCGGTGTAGGCAAAGCTTCAGATGTAATTGGCGCAGTTAAAAAAGGCGTAGCTGACGGCAAAAAACACCTGATTGATATCCCAATTACTAAATCCAACTCCATCCCCCATCCCATTGATGGTGTCGGTGGCGGTGCAAAAGTGATTATGCGTCCAGCCGCACCTGGTACTGGGGTAATTGCTGGTGGTGCTGTGCGGACTGTGTTGGAATTGGCAGGAGTTCGTAACATATTAGCCAAGCAGCTTGGTTCTAACAATCCGCTTAATAATGCTAGAGCCGCAGTCAATGCCTTATCTACATTGCGGACTCTTTCTGAAGTCGCGGAAGATCGCGGTATTCCTATTGAAAATCTCTACATCTAA
- the rplO gene encoding 50S ribosomal protein L15 produces the protein MRLHDVKPQKGSKKRKKRVARGISAGQGASAGLGMRGQKSRSGSGTRPGFEGGQQPLYRRLPKLKGFPIVNQKIYTTINVDKLASLPANTEVTLTSLKAAGILTAVKGPLKILGNGELSIPLKVQAAAFTGSARSKIEAAGGSCEVL, from the coding sequence ATGAGACTCCATGATGTTAAGCCGCAAAAAGGCTCAAAGAAACGCAAGAAGCGTGTAGCCAGAGGTATTTCTGCCGGACAAGGTGCTAGTGCTGGTCTAGGTATGCGGGGTCAAAAATCTCGCTCCGGTAGCGGTACTCGACCCGGTTTTGAAGGTGGTCAACAGCCATTGTACCGCCGCTTACCTAAGCTGAAGGGCTTCCCGATTGTTAATCAGAAGATTTACACTACGATTAATGTAGATAAGCTAGCCTCCCTTCCCGCTAATACAGAAGTAACTTTGACCTCCTTGAAGGCAGCAGGTATTCTGACTGCTGTCAAAGGGCCATTGAAAATTTTAGGTAACGGGGAATTGAGTATTCCGCTCAAGGTACAAGCGGCAGCTTTCACAGGTTCAGCTCGTAGCAAAATTGAGGCAGCTGGAGGGAGTTGTGAAGTCTTATGA
- the rplX gene encoding 50S ribosomal protein L24: MATKQGTPKVFHKMHVKTGDTVQVIAGKDKGKIGEIIQALPQLSKVIVKGVNIKTKHVKPQQEGESGRIVTQEFPIHSSNVMLYSTKQNVASRVCYTFTSEGKKVRKLKKTGEILDK; the protein is encoded by the coding sequence ATGGCAACCAAACAGGGTACGCCCAAAGTATTCCACAAAATGCACGTCAAAACTGGCGACACCGTACAAGTGATTGCTGGGAAAGACAAAGGAAAAATTGGTGAAATTATCCAGGCACTTCCCCAACTGAGTAAAGTCATCGTCAAAGGTGTCAACATTAAAACCAAGCACGTCAAACCCCAGCAAGAAGGGGAATCAGGGCGGATTGTCACCCAGGAATTCCCAATTCATAGCTCTAACGTGATGCTTTATTCCACTAAGCAGAACGTTGCCAGTCGTGTTTGTTATACCTTTACCTCAGAAGGCAAGAAAGTCAGAAAACTTAAAAAAACTGGCGAGATTTTGGATAAATAG
- the secY gene encoding preprotein translocase subunit SecY, producing MISRDKAPTAQETFMQMAQAAGLRGRLLVTVGVLILVRLGIYLPVPGIDRPRFTEAISGNNSIFGLLDIFSGRGLSTLGVFALGILPFINASIIIQLLTAAIPSLENLQKNEGEAGRRKISQITRYVTVCWAILQSTAFSALFLQQFALNPGPIFVAETAIALTAGSMFVMWASELITERGIGNGASLLIFVNIVASLPKALGDTIDLVQVGGRETVGRVIVLILVFLATIVGIVVVQEGMRRIPIISARRQVGRRVLAEQRSFLPLRLNQGGVMPIIFAAAILSLPLLIANFAKNAELANIINTYLSPSGSGSWVYALVYMISIIFFSYFYSSLILNPVDVAQNLKKMGSSIPGIRPGKATSEYIERVSNRLTFLGAIFLGLVAIIPTGVESALGVPTFKGLGATSLLILVGVAIDTARQIQTYVISQRYEGMVKQ from the coding sequence ATGATCAGTCGAGATAAAGCCCCAACGGCTCAAGAAACTTTTATGCAGATGGCACAAGCAGCCGGGCTTAGAGGTAGGCTGCTTGTAACTGTCGGTGTTTTGATTTTGGTTCGCCTGGGCATCTACTTGCCAGTACCAGGGATTGATAGACCTAGATTTACCGAAGCTATATCGGGCAATAATTCCATATTCGGTTTATTGGATATATTTTCCGGGCGAGGACTTTCGACTTTGGGCGTTTTTGCTTTAGGGATTTTACCCTTTATTAATGCGTCCATTATCATCCAATTGCTCACCGCGGCGATTCCATCTTTAGAAAATTTACAGAAAAATGAAGGCGAAGCGGGTCGGCGGAAAATATCGCAAATTACCCGTTATGTCACTGTATGTTGGGCAATTCTCCAAAGTACAGCTTTTTCAGCATTATTCCTCCAGCAATTTGCCTTAAATCCAGGGCCTATCTTTGTAGCTGAAACTGCGATCGCTCTGACTGCTGGTTCTATGTTTGTAATGTGGGCATCAGAACTCATTACAGAACGAGGTATTGGCAATGGAGCATCATTGTTAATTTTTGTCAACATTGTCGCATCATTACCAAAAGCATTAGGCGATACTATCGATTTGGTACAAGTCGGCGGTCGAGAAACAGTTGGTCGCGTCATAGTACTAATCTTAGTTTTCCTGGCAACCATTGTTGGTATTGTGGTTGTCCAAGAAGGAATGCGCCGCATCCCGATTATTTCGGCTCGTCGCCAAGTTGGTCGTCGAGTTTTGGCAGAGCAACGGAGCTTTTTACCCTTGCGGCTAAATCAAGGCGGCGTAATGCCAATTATCTTTGCCGCAGCCATCCTCAGTTTGCCACTACTGATTGCAAATTTCGCCAAGAATGCTGAATTGGCAAATATAATTAACACTTATTTGAGTCCAAGCGGTTCTGGCTCTTGGGTCTATGCCTTGGTTTACATGATTTCTATCATTTTCTTTAGCTACTTCTATTCTTCGTTGATTCTCAACCCGGTAGATGTAGCGCAGAATTTGAAAAAAATGGGTTCCAGTATTCCCGGTATTCGTCCCGGCAAAGCGACTAGCGAGTATATCGAGCGCGTTTCAAACCGACTCACCTTTTTGGGTGCTATCTTTTTGGGCTTGGTTGCTATTATCCCAACTGGTGTCGAAAGTGCTTTAGGAGTACCCACATTTAAGGGACTAGGTGCTACCTCTCTGTTAATTTTAGTGGGCGTAGCAATTGATACTGCAAGGCAAATCCAAACATACGTAATCTCTCAGCGCTATGAAGGAATGGTGAAACAATAG
- the truA gene encoding tRNA pseudouridine(38-40) synthase TruA, whose translation MLESPQPTQTHRVALVIQYLGTHFHGWQRQKKQRTVQEEIEIAIATILGYHVTLHGAGRTDSGVHAAAQVAHFEATGLIPPHKWATILNSYLPPDILIRASASVDNRWHARFSAAYRRYRYTIYTEDRLNLFVRPFSWHYYYAPLDESLIKAALKPLLGKHHLAAFHRAGSKRSHSWVEVQAAECRRSGPFIHIEIQADGFLYGMVRLLVGMLVEVGSGQRTLSGFTQLWKEERREEVKYAAPPQGLCLLRVGYPDFPFPKEIWYDTLPKFVTSQESLVIGS comes from the coding sequence ATGTTAGAAAGTCCCCAGCCTACACAAACTCATCGGGTAGCCTTGGTAATCCAATACCTGGGCACTCATTTTCATGGCTGGCAACGGCAAAAAAAACAACGGACTGTCCAGGAAGAGATAGAAATAGCGATCGCTACTATTCTTGGGTACCATGTAACACTACACGGTGCTGGGCGAACTGATTCAGGAGTTCATGCTGCTGCTCAAGTAGCCCATTTTGAAGCTACAGGTTTAATTCCACCTCACAAGTGGGCAACAATCCTAAATAGCTATCTGCCGCCAGATATATTAATCAGGGCTTCAGCTAGTGTCGATAACCGTTGGCACGCTCGCTTTAGCGCAGCCTATCGACGGTATCGCTACACAATATATACTGAAGATCGGCTTAACTTGTTTGTAAGACCCTTCAGTTGGCATTATTATTATGCACCCCTGGATGAATCCTTAATTAAAGCTGCCTTGAAACCTCTCTTGGGAAAGCATCACTTAGCTGCTTTTCACCGTGCAGGCTCAAAGCGATCGCATTCCTGGGTAGAGGTGCAAGCAGCAGAGTGTCGTCGCAGTGGGCCATTTATCCATATTGAAATACAGGCAGATGGATTTTTGTATGGCATGGTACGGCTGTTGGTAGGGATGTTGGTAGAAGTAGGTTCTGGACAACGAACACTTTCTGGCTTCACCCAACTCTGGAAAGAAGAACGCCGGGAAGAAGTGAAATATGCCGCACCACCTCAAGGCTTGTGCTTGTTGCGAGTCGGCTATCCCGATTTTCCCTTTCCAAAAGAGATTTGGTACGACACCTTGCCAAAGTTCGTCACTAGTCAAGAGTCATTAGTCATTGGTTCTTAG